CATTAATGTTTCCACGAGTTATGATTACGTAAGTCTTTCATCAGAATTCCTAAAAATTAATTTTAATGATGGATTAAAGGTATTTTCTGACATAGTTATGAATCCAATCTTCCCATCTTCAGAAGTGAGTAAAGAAATCAAAAAACGTCTTGCAGAAATTGATGCAGCCCTCGACGATCCGAATACAATTATCTCAACGGCATTTTCGCTGGAAATCTTCGAAGGACACATGTATGGGAAAGTATTAAAAGGAAGAAAAAAATCTTTATTGAATATCGACCAGAATGCGGTCAAATGGCATTACAAAAAATATTTTGCACCAAATAATTCTTTGCTCGTTGTGTTCGGAGATTTTAATAAAACTGAAATGTTCGAAATGCTGAAGAACGCTTTTGCGCAATGGAAAAAAGGAGAAGAACTAAAATTTGAATCGAAGGAACAAGAGTTTTTTTCTGGAAAACAGCTTGTAATAATCGATAAACCAGATGTAACTCAAACTCAGATCAGATTTGGAAATAAGGGAATGAAAGTTAATGATAGAGATTATTATGCAGTTCAAGTCGCAAACACAGTCTTTGGCTCTGGATTCACATCACGGCTAGTTGAAGAGATCAGAGTAAAAAGAAGCTTGTCATACGGAGCCTCAAGCTCATTTGCGTCATATCAAGATGGAGGAACGTATCTAATTTCCACCTTTACCAAAAATTCCACCGTGAAAGAGGTCTTCGATGTTTTATTCAATGAGTTGAAGAAATACAGAGATAAAGGTCCATCTGAAAAAGAAATCTTAAAGGCGAAAAATTATTTGATTGGCGATTTTGCCCGCGACCTTCAGTCGCCGGAAATGCTCACAAGATATATAGCCGACATGGTATTCTATAATAGAGGAGAGAATTATCTCGCCGAGTGGGTTAATAACATTCGTAAAGCGTCCCGAATCGATATTGAAAAAGCAATTCAAAAATATTTTTTGATGGACGATCTCTTAATGATGATTGTAACAAACAGCAGCGAGGTTAAGCCGCAAGTTAAAACATTCGGAAAAGTGAAAGAGATAAATTATTTATCTGTACTGGAGTAAATATGAAGCTCAAAACAACTTTATTACTTTTCATAATTCAAATTGGGATTGTATTTTCTCAAACGGCATCATCGTATTTGCCCACGACGGTTGGGAATGTATGGAAATTCAAAACTCAGGCACTTGATTCTGCAGGCGTACCAACCGGGCCAATAATTTCAATGTTCGATTCCACGCTTGCATTTACAAGCTTTTTGGGGAAGCAAACTCTAATAAGTATTCGAAAAACAGAAGAGGGTATCATGTTCGATTCGTCTTGGTATGCTGCGCAAGGTTCGAGCATTTATACACACATGCGGTCGATCGAACTTGATACTTTCGAAGTAAAGCTTCCTGATTGGTTTGAAACCTACCGCTTCGGTGCATCGCTTGGAAGCAGATACACGATCTTTCAGCTTGATACAACATTAACGATTCCCGGAATGGGAACTCTTCCACTGCGATTTGTTTATCGAGGAACTCGGCTTGGAACGGAATCGATCACTGTACCGGCAGGAACTTTCAATGCGATGACATTTAAAACGGAAATAGTTATACAATATC
The Ignavibacteria bacterium DNA segment above includes these coding regions:
- a CDS encoding T9SS type A sorting domain-containing protein, which translates into the protein MKLKTTLLLFIIQIGIVFSQTASSYLPTTVGNVWKFKTQALDSAGVPTGPIISMFDSTLAFTSFLGKQTLISIRKTEEGIMFDSSWYAAQGSSIYTHMRSIELDTFEVKLPDWFETYRFGASLGSRYTIFQLDTTLTIPGMGTLPLRFVYRGTRLGTESITVPAGTFNAMTFKTEIVIQYRISLPPPLPPLLIDLFSLPVQDWLAQDRFIVKSRQEPLYVDSLGLNIPGQIEELEEFRPPSTSVEGDLLKIDYKLYQNYPNPFNPSTVISFQLSAVSQVSIRVFDILGREVAVLVDEVIGPGIYNYPFSILHYPLRSSVYFYQLKAGNFVETKKMVYLK
- a CDS encoding insulinase family protein, whose product is MKKIILILIIIAQAAFTQKLDIPDFSVNTLENGLKIVLVENNKLPLIQVRLLLKGGVRLDPDDSDGLTSITSELLKKGTELRKAERIAEEIEFLGSSINVSTSYDYVSLSSEFLKINFNDGLKVFSDIVMNPIFPSSEVSKEIKKRLAEIDAALDDPNTIISTAFSLEIFEGHMYGKVLKGRKKSLLNIDQNAVKWHYKKYFAPNNSLLVVFGDFNKTEMFEMLKNAFAQWKKGEELKFESKEQEFFSGKQLVIIDKPDVTQTQIRFGNKGMKVNDRDYYAVQVANTVFGSGFTSRLVEEIRVKRSLSYGASSSFASYQDGGTYLISTFTKNSTVKEVFDVLFNELKKYRDKGPSEKEILKAKNYLIGDFARDLQSPEMLTRYIADMVFYNRGENYLAEWVNNIRKASRIDIEKAIQKYFLMDDLLMMIVTNSSEVKPQVKTFGKVKEINYLSVLE